A genomic region of Sandaracinaceae bacterium contains the following coding sequences:
- a CDS encoding ABC transporter permease yields MSRFLRRVWAISAKEVRHVLRDMRTLYLALGMPVVLLLLFGFGVSFDLDRLPIAFVDLDGSASSRTFRQRFSSSRDFDDAGLLTSASEAEHALVSGEIIAALVLPRGFERDLVRGRPAELQLLVDGADNNSAVQAMTKAEAAARALGISLRTERVSGAPPVSAATWTRFNPEARSAIFLVPGITAYVLAIVAVLLTALTVSREWEQGSMAQLFATPVGRVEIVLGKLLPYLVLGALVVLLVLAVGTWVFDVPFRGSPIALAVLSLLFLTGMLGQGLLISVVAKNQMVATQLATMSSMLPSLLLSGFVFPIENMPQVLQWATIVVPARYFVEGLRGVLLRGNDLSVLWPQALALAGFAFVALALSTARFRRTVA; encoded by the coding sequence CTCTGTACCTCGCGCTCGGCATGCCCGTGGTGCTGCTGCTTCTGTTCGGGTTCGGGGTGAGCTTCGACCTCGACCGTCTGCCGATCGCGTTCGTCGACCTGGACGGCTCCGCTTCGAGCCGCACGTTTCGCCAACGGTTCTCGTCCAGTCGGGACTTCGACGACGCGGGGCTCCTGACCAGCGCGAGCGAAGCCGAGCACGCGCTCGTGTCGGGTGAGATCATCGCCGCGCTCGTGCTCCCGCGGGGCTTCGAGCGAGATCTCGTGCGCGGTCGCCCGGCGGAGCTCCAGCTCTTGGTCGACGGCGCCGACAACAACAGCGCGGTGCAGGCGATGACGAAGGCCGAGGCGGCGGCGCGCGCGCTCGGGATCTCCTTGCGCACGGAGCGGGTGTCCGGCGCGCCCCCCGTCAGCGCCGCGACGTGGACGCGCTTCAACCCCGAGGCCCGGAGCGCCATCTTCCTCGTGCCCGGGATCACCGCCTACGTGCTCGCGATCGTCGCGGTGCTCCTGACCGCGCTCACCGTGAGCCGTGAGTGGGAGCAGGGCTCGATGGCCCAGCTCTTCGCGACCCCGGTCGGTCGGGTCGAGATCGTGCTCGGCAAGCTGCTCCCCTATCTGGTGCTCGGAGCGCTGGTCGTGCTCCTCGTCTTGGCGGTGGGCACCTGGGTGTTCGACGTGCCCTTCCGCGGGTCACCGATCGCCCTCGCCGTGCTCTCGCTGCTCTTCCTCACCGGGATGCTCGGGCAGGGGCTCCTCATCAGCGTGGTGGCGAAGAACCAGATGGTCGCGACCCAGCTGGCGACGATGAGCTCGATGCTCCCGTCGCTGCTGCTCAGCGGCTTCGTCTTCCCCATCGAGAACATGCCGCAGGTCCTACAATGGGCGACGATCGTGGTCCCCGCGCGCTACTTCGTGGAGGGCCTCCGGGGAGTGCTACTGAGGGGCAACGACCTGTCGGTGCTGTGGCCGCAGGCCCTCGCCCTCGCTGGCTTCGCCTTCGTGGCGCTCGCGCTGAGCACCGCCCGCTTCCGGAGGACCGTCGCGTGA
- a CDS encoding ABC transporter permease, with protein MSRWLAMLSAVVRKEVRQTTRDKRMMALLVLAPLIQLFVFGHAVNLEVDDVPTVVVDRDGTETSRAHLRRLLADGTLTRVGTETSAQEAERWLEEGRAAVVLVVPEGLEADLARGRPARVQAILDGSDPNRAGVAASAVSGYFTRESEGRIRAQLRRLNMRRPDVRVASRVLFNPELDTAIYMVPGVAAMLLLLITTIVTAMGLSRERELGTLEQILVTPVPSGLLILGKIIPFAVIGVVDFGVALVVGAYVFDMPLGGDFVVLFGATLLYLTVTLGMGLLISTLSGSQQQAFMGGFLFMLPAALLSGIMTPIRSMPEWLQPFTLANPLRHYAEVLRGVLLRGAGFEELSFQLVVLAAMGAFVFGFAAIRFRKSVG; from the coding sequence GTGAGCCGCTGGCTGGCCATGCTGAGCGCGGTGGTGCGCAAGGAGGTGCGCCAGACCACGCGCGACAAGCGCATGATGGCGCTCCTCGTCCTCGCGCCCCTCATCCAGCTCTTCGTCTTCGGACACGCGGTGAACCTCGAGGTCGACGACGTGCCGACGGTGGTGGTGGATCGCGACGGCACCGAGACGAGCCGCGCCCACCTGCGGCGGCTGCTCGCGGACGGAACGCTCACCCGCGTCGGCACCGAGACGAGCGCGCAGGAGGCGGAGCGCTGGCTCGAGGAGGGGCGCGCCGCGGTGGTGCTCGTGGTGCCCGAGGGGCTCGAGGCCGATCTCGCGCGCGGCCGGCCCGCGCGGGTGCAGGCGATCCTCGACGGCTCCGACCCCAACCGCGCCGGCGTCGCCGCCTCGGCCGTCTCCGGCTACTTCACGCGCGAGAGCGAGGGCCGGATCCGGGCCCAGCTCCGGCGCCTGAACATGCGCCGCCCCGACGTGCGCGTCGCCTCGCGCGTGCTCTTCAACCCCGAGCTCGACACCGCCATCTACATGGTCCCCGGCGTGGCCGCGATGCTCCTGCTCTTGATCACCACGATCGTCACCGCGATGGGTCTGTCGCGCGAGCGTGAGCTCGGCACGCTCGAGCAGATCCTCGTCACCCCGGTGCCGAGCGGGCTCCTCATCCTCGGCAAGATCATCCCCTTCGCGGTGATCGGGGTCGTCGACTTCGGCGTCGCGCTGGTGGTGGGCGCGTACGTCTTCGACATGCCGCTGGGGGGCGACTTCGTCGTGCTCTTCGGCGCCACGCTGCTCTACCTGACGGTCACGCTCGGCATGGGGCTGCTCATCTCGACGCTGAGCGGCAGCCAGCAGCAGGCCTTCATGGGCGGCTTCCTCTTCATGCTCCCGGCGGCGTTGCTGAGCGGGATCATGACGCCCATCCGCTCCATGCCCGAGTGGCTGCAGCCGTTCACGCTCGCCAACCCGCTGCGGCACTACGCCGAGGTGCTGCGCGGCGTGCTCCTGCGCGGCGCGGGCTTCGAGGAGCTGTCCTTCCAGCTCGTGGTGCTCGCCGCCATGGGCGCCTTCGTCTTCGGCTTCGCCGCGATCCGTTTCCGCAAGTCCGTGGGGTGA
- a CDS encoding TolC family protein produces MSRLVFFSCLFVPSLALAQPAQPVRVPDAPARTFDLAAAIADGPPMTAEQAAARALAASPTMEQARALGRAAEASVARARAAMLPRLELTASYAHIDGFADGEIGIGADPASLEAARMLAERVSDPAARTLWLGSLEQQSGTATIVIPRDRVGFGARLTWPVSDLFFAMMPALEAAEAGARARELSIEASQRGVQRSAREAFYQLARARGGLAVAQEAVRQAEAQRAQIEAAVRAGLMTDADRLSAEARVASTRQAVASAEAGVLVADAALRAMIDADDGAVYGVAEPLLDGEVDAPAPVAASTRRALAQRAEIQALRAQVDARRAATQATQASGYPHLMVYAGADYANPNRYQIPPRAEFTPSWEVGAMLTWSPNDTLGAAHQTDAMSAETAAVEAQITQLERAIGLEVRQAHARLGAARTSVAAARTAREAAEAAYESRLAQLRAGHATTAELFAAEGQLNAARFAELDAAVQLQLARTQLDYAIGD; encoded by the coding sequence ATGTCCCGACTCGTCTTCTTCTCGTGCCTCTTCGTCCCCTCCCTCGCGCTCGCGCAGCCCGCGCAGCCGGTGAGGGTGCCCGACGCGCCCGCGCGCACCTTCGATCTCGCCGCCGCGATCGCGGACGGTCCGCCCATGACCGCGGAGCAGGCCGCGGCGCGCGCGCTCGCCGCGTCGCCGACGATGGAGCAGGCCCGCGCGCTCGGACGCGCCGCCGAGGCGAGCGTGGCCAGGGCGCGCGCCGCGATGCTGCCCCGCCTGGAGCTGACCGCCAGCTACGCGCACATCGACGGCTTCGCGGACGGCGAGATCGGGATCGGCGCGGACCCCGCGTCGCTCGAGGCGGCGCGCATGCTCGCGGAGCGCGTGAGCGACCCCGCGGCCCGCACGCTCTGGCTCGGCAGCCTCGAGCAGCAGAGCGGCACCGCGACGATCGTCATCCCTCGCGACCGCGTCGGCTTCGGCGCGCGGCTGACCTGGCCCGTGAGCGACCTCTTCTTCGCCATGATGCCCGCGCTCGAGGCGGCGGAGGCGGGGGCCCGCGCCCGCGAGCTCTCCATCGAGGCGAGCCAGCGCGGGGTGCAGCGGAGCGCGAGGGAGGCCTTCTACCAGCTGGCGCGCGCCCGGGGTGGGCTGGCCGTGGCGCAGGAGGCGGTGCGACAGGCGGAGGCGCAGCGCGCGCAGATCGAGGCCGCGGTGCGCGCGGGGCTGATGACGGACGCGGACCGCCTCTCCGCCGAGGCGCGCGTGGCGTCGACGCGGCAGGCCGTCGCCTCGGCGGAGGCGGGCGTGCTCGTGGCGGACGCGGCCCTGCGCGCGATGATCGACGCCGACGACGGTGCCGTCTACGGCGTGGCGGAGCCGCTCCTGGACGGCGAGGTCGACGCGCCGGCCCCGGTCGCGGCCTCCACCCGGCGCGCGCTCGCGCAGCGGGCCGAGATCCAGGCCCTGCGCGCGCAGGTCGACGCGCGCCGCGCCGCCACGCAAGCGACCCAGGCGAGCGGATATCCCCACCTCATGGTCTACGCGGGCGCCGACTACGCGAACCCGAACCGCTACCAGATCCCCCCGCGCGCGGAGTTCACGCCGAGCTGGGAGGTGGGCGCGATGCTGACCTGGTCCCCCAACGACACCCTCGGCGCGGCGCACCAGACGGACGCGATGAGCGCCGAGACCGCGGCGGTCGAGGCGCAGATCACGCAGCTGGAGCGCGCGATCGGGCTCGAGGTGCGTCAGGCGCACGCCCGGCTCGGCGCCGCGCGCACCTCGGTCGCGGCGGCGCGCACCGCCAGAGAGGCGGCCGAGGCCGCGTACGAGAGCCGCCTGGCCCAGCTCCGCGCGGGCCACGCCACCACGGCCGAGCTCTTCGCGGCCGAGGGTCAGCTCAACGCGGCGCGCTTCGCGGAGCTCGACGCGGCGGTGCAGCTCCAGCTCGCCCGCACCCAGCTCGACTACGCCATCGGCGATTGA